A stretch of Henckelia pumila isolate YLH828 chromosome 4, ASM3356847v2, whole genome shotgun sequence DNA encodes these proteins:
- the LOC140865006 gene encoding putative receptor-like protein kinase At5g39000 isoform X4, which translates to MNLYPVSVAPTIILCLLTIFAAASYNQDYLTGDISVNCGSTGTSVAIDGREWHGDMNAEDDSSLQVKGASSSSSVISQLTATADPVPYKTARISRSTFSYAFQVDPSLKLIRLHFNPTRYKGFKVSKDLFTVESRAVILLDNFSPSVVADALGVNTFVKEFCINIEGNQILDIVFTSASSQLQDGMYAFINGIEIISVPKALSYFHGIDLGAQVYRQKAIIYIDNSTALERIYKLNILQDSILPVEDSAEMIEIGATIQTQKRHREKSNTWKISVDVGFRYLVRIHFSKSGLKMAETGHEKFEFLINHMIAYIDSDTRTHGKDNGIILYRNYILVMKGYKQEGKRDLSITLQSRDESIDRERPLKGFEIFKLSNPDNSLACPNQMSTAQNFQSGTPQNLASVLGYSNATAVIFMIVFVNIIVHGSRQLSEKNLTTKENKPLVKGERLCLRFSLDEIRAATQNFNDELVIGRGGFGTVYKGLLNDGGEIVAIKRLRLNSKQGEHEFWREIEALSELRHLNLVSLIGYCNERHEMILVYDYMSGGTLADHLYKKADDSNYSPSLTWNQRLSICIGAGRGLDYLHTGHGIIHRDVKSSNILLDENFVAKVSDFGLAKPETRNMLHSYVSTNVKGTFGYIDPHYFRTRQLTRKSDTYAFGVVLLEVLCGRMALDLRVEEDKHSLTMWAQEQIREGEVEKIISSDLRGDISLDSLKAFVKAVQSCINDEPKRRPTMAQVVLQLEFALKQHESSRQVTDERDVFDVFPYSDEIISSASTENLTITSIDELNISSSSKEQNVIDAKLTSRDRVIRSITKHPRNWQWDVLWKRPKQFLNKHIEDSKSAGQNKLLMKKLVISLLKDYVTGLSATELDWGTMNLATNRFSHSNMMGKGLGGAYYKAVLPTRQVIAVKRSSLSEYGHNEFKHEIYLLSELQHPNLTKLLGYTIHGEELMLAYEFKAETSLHSVLFG; encoded by the exons ATGAATCTTTATCCGGTTTCAGTTGCTCCCACGATAATTCTCTGCCTTTTGACCATATTTGCAGCAGCAAGCTATAACCAGGATTACCTTACGGGAGATATTTCTGTAAATTGTGGCTCGACTGGAACTTCAGTGGCAATTGATGGAAGGGAATGGCACGGAGATATGAACGCAGAAGACGATTCTTCACTACAAGTGAAGGGAGCATCATCTAGCTCAAGTGTCATCAGCCAGTTAACAGCGACTGCCGATCCAGTTCCCTACAAAACAGCACGAATCTCTCGTTCTACATTCTCATATGCATTCCAGGTTGATCCAAGTCTGAAACTAATCCGACTTCACTTTAATCCGACTCGGTACAAAGGGTTTAAAGTATCAAAAGACCTCTTCACTGTAGAATCTAGAGCCGTCATTTTGCTTGATAACTTTAGCCCTTCAGTCGTTGCTGATGCTCTAGGTGTGAATACTTTTGTCAAGGAATTCTGCATAAACATAGAAGGAAATCAAATATTGGATATTGTTTTCACTTCAGCAAGTAGTCAACTACAAGATGGGATGTATGCTTTTATAAACGGCATTGAGATCATCTCGGTGCCTAAAGCTCTTTCTTACTTTCATGGTATAGATCTTGGTGCACAAGTTTATAGACAGAAGGCTATCATATACATAGATAACAGCACCGCGCTCGAAAGAATTTATAAACTAAATATTCTACAGGATTCTATTCTACCAGTAGAGGATTCAGCCGAGATGATTGAGATAGGGGCCActatacaaacacaaaaacgaCATAGGGAAAAATCTAACACTTGGAAAATATCTGTGGACGTGGGGTTTAGGTACTTGGTAAGGATTCATTTCTCCAAGTCAGGCCTCAAGATGGCAGAAACGGGTCACGAGAAATTTGAATTCCTCATTAACCACATGATTGCCTATATTGATTCTGATACAAGGACACATGGTAAAGATAATGGCATCATCTTGTATAGGAACTACATTTTGGTGATGAAGGGATACAAACAAGAGGGTAAACGTGATTTGTCGATTACCTTGCAATCCAGAGATGAATCCATCGACAGAGAGCGGCCCCTGAAAGGATTTGAAATATTCAAGTTGAGTAATCCTGATAATAGTCTTGCTTGTCCAAATCAAATGTCTACAGCACAAAATTTTCAATCTGGGACTCCCCAAAATTTAGCATCTGTTCTTGGCTACAGCAATGCAACTGCAGTCATATTTATGATTGTTTTTGTGAACATCATTGTTCATGGATCAAGGCAACTTTCGGAAAAAAATCTTacaacaaaggaaaacaagccaCTAGTCAAGGGAGAACGACTCTGTCTTCGTTTTTCGTTGGATGAGATCCGTGCAGCCACCCAAAATTTCAATGATGAACTTGTAATTGGACGCGGTGGATTTGGCACAGTATATAAAGGACTTCTTAATGATGGGGGAGAGATTGTTGCCATAAAGAGGTTAAGATTAAACTCCAAGCAAGGGGAGCACGAGTTTTGGAGAGAGATTGAAGCACTTTCTGAGCTTCGGCATCTTAATCTAGTCTCTTTGATTGGTTATTGCAATGAGCGTCATGAAATGATTCTTGTTTATGATTACATGTCTGGTGGAACATTGGCCGACCACCTCTATAAAAAAGCTGATGACAGCAATTATTCACCTTCTCTGACCTGGAATCAGAGACTTAGCATCTGCATTGGAGCCGGTCGGGGACTGGATTATCTTCACACAGGCCATGGTATCATACATCGTGACGTAAAGTCTTCAAACATCTTGCTGGATGAAAATTTTGTGGCCAAGGTTTCGGATTTTGGCCTGGCTAAACCTGAAACCAGAAATATGCTGCATAGTTATGTCAGCACAAATGTTAAAGGCACATTTGGTTACATTGACCCACATTACTTTAGGACTCGTCAACTAACAAGAAAAAGCGACACATATGCCTTTGGCGTGGTGTTATTGGAAGTATTATGTGGGAGAATGGCACTGGATTTAAGGGTTGAAGAAGATAAGCACAGTCTAACCATGTGGGCTCAAGAGCAGATTAGGGAAGGAGAAGTAGAAAAGATCATAAGTTCAGATCTGAGGGGGGATATCTCACTAGATAGCTTGAAGGCATTTGTGAAAGCTGTTCAAAGTTGCATAAACGATGAACCAAAGAGACGGCCAACGATGGCTCAGGTTGTATTACAGCTTGAGTTTGCACTTAAGCAGCACGAGAGCTCGAGACAAGTAACAGATGAAAGAGATGTTTTTGATGTCTTTCCCTATTCTGATGAGATTATCTCATCAGCGAGCACAGAAAATCTAACAATAACCTCCATTGATGAGCTGAATATTTCATCTTCTTCAAAAGAACAAAATGTCATTGATGCTAAGCTGACATCCAGGGATAGAGTTATTAGATCAATAACAAAGCACCCAAGAAATTGGCAATGGGATGTACTCTGGAAACGACCAAAACAATTTCTCAACAAACATATCGAAGACTCAAAATCTGCAG GACAAAACAAACTTCTTATGAAAAAGCTGGTCATCAGTCTTCTAAAAGATTATGTGACTGGGTTAAGTGCAACTGAGTTGGATTGGGGTACAATGAACTTAGCAACGAATAGATTCTCCCATTCAAATATGATGGGTAAAGGTCTTGGAGGCGCTTATTACAAG GCTGTGTTACCTACAAGACAGGTAATTGCAGTTAAAAGGAGTTCACTTTCAGAGTATGGACATAACGAGTTCAAACATGAAATTTACTTACTCTCCGAACTTCAGCACCCAAACCTCACAAAACTATTAGGATATACCATACATGGAGAAGAACTTATGTTAGCATATGAGTTCAAGGCTGAGACAAGTCTACATTCTGTTCTATTTGGTTAG